From Manduca sexta isolate Smith_Timp_Sample1 chromosome 21, JHU_Msex_v1.0, whole genome shotgun sequence, the proteins below share one genomic window:
- the LOC115442268 gene encoding putative transporter svop-1, producing the protein MERQVKVPYEDALCMAGFGKYNLLMLLLCGSIIAGMSFEIFSVSYLVPGSACELNTTSTEQGLMAGVPLIGIIATSHFWGYLADTQGRKKILTISMTISFMAGAMASLSPHWIVLSAFKLVSSSSVSGAYAIGLTLLGECTPRDKRNLFIILTTSLFLLSTGIMAVITIPILPLTFSYYIPFLDIHFNSWRLLDLIFCLPCAIGAVGVACSFESPKYLMTVGRRDEALETLKNIFVLNTGKDRELYEVDSVVLDEESATAAKGLWASMIAQTVPLLRPPLLTNTLLLAALFIIVFLGVNPFIVWLPYIINAFMTSVQNGDRDMTICEMIRSSSNSSAGADNHASCSVNAFAMTMVFSINFILAFLNIVSSKIVSLIGRKKYFIILQLLSSIAGLVMNSVSLWIVSAILFVFYMFPIVSFGLLTTYSVDIFPTYIKAMAVCVTWMCGRVSAVVGINILKNLIENNCEAAFYIFGSVTMCGGLVGMFLPSDEKLAKRMSKGNPTP; encoded by the exons GGTTCGGCAAGTACAACCTGCTCATGCTTTTACTCTGCGGCAGCATCATCGCTGGCATGTCGTTCGAGATCTTCTCTGTGTCGTACCTGGTGCCCGGCAGCGCCTGCGAGCTGAACACCACCAGTACCGAGCAGGGACTTATGGCTGGTGTACCTTTGATTG GTATAATCGCCACGTCACATTTCTGGGGATACCTGGCCGATACCCAGGGAAGGAAGAAGATACTAACGATATCCATGACTATCAGCTTCATGGCGGGAGCCATGGCGTCTCTCTCGCCGCATTGGATCGTGCTCAGCGCTTTTAAGCTTGTTTCATCTTCTTC GGTATCAGGGGCATACGCGATAGGGCTTACGCTTCTAGGCGAATGTACTCCAAGAGACAAAAGGAATTTGTTCATTATACTTACCACCAGTTTGTTTTTACTCTCTACTGGTATCATGGCAG TAATTACCATACCAATTCTACCTCTCACGTTCTCCTATTACATCCCGTTCCTGGACATCCATTTCAACTCCTGGCGTCTTCTGGACCTGATCTTCTGCTTGCCTTGCGCCATCGGTGCTGTAGGCGTCGCGTGCTCCTTCGAGAGCCCTAAATATCTCATGACAGTTGGAAGAAGGGACGAAGCACTGGAAACCTTGAAAAACATATTCGTGTTAAACACGGGAAAAGACAGGGAGTTATATGAG GTGGACTCTGTAGTTCTTGACGAGGAAAGCGCTACAGCTGCCAAGGGTTTATGGGCCTCGATGATTGCTCAGACGGTGCCGCTGTTGCGACCACCACTTTTGACCAACACGCTTCTCCTTGCCGctctttttattatagtatttcttGG tgtcaACCCGTTTATAGTATGGCTGCCGTATATCATAAACGCCTTCATGACGTCGGTTCAAAATGGCGACAGGGACATGACCATCTGCGAAATGATAAGGTCTTCAAGCAACAGCAGCGCAGGTGCAGATAAT caTGCCTCTTGTTCTGTAAATGCCTTCGCAATGACCATGGTGTTCAGCATTAACTTCATACTGGCGTTCCTTAATATCGTCAGCAGCAAGATTGTCTCTCTCATAGGCAGGAAGAAGTACTTTATCATACTTCAG TTATTGTCCAGTATAGCGGGTCTGGTCATGAACTCAGTGTCTCTTTGGATCGTCAGCGCTATTCTCTTCGTCTTCTACATGTTTCCGATCGTCAGCTTCGGGTTACTCACCACCTATTCCGTGGATATCTTCCCCACATACATCAA AGCCATGGCAGTGTGCGTGACGTGGATGTGTGGACGTGTAAGCGCTGTGGTGGGAATAAACATCCTGAAGAACCTCATTGAAAATAACTGTGAGGCTGCCTTTTATATCTTCGGAAGCGTTACTATGT GTGGTGGTTTGGTGGGTATGTTTTTACCCTCTGACGAGAAATTAGCAAAACGGATGTCAAAGGGCAACCCTACACCTTga
- the LOC115442262 gene encoding organic cation/carnitine transporter 7 — protein sequence MVVKISKVPFEEALNMTGFSKFNLLMFMLCSSVIVAMVFEIYSVSYLVPASVCELDTTSTQQGLMAGLPLIGVITTSHIWGYLADTRGRRKILCVSMTIGFVAGAAAALSPNWIVLSILKFLSSAAVSGSSAIALALLSECTPASRRSTLLLLTTSAFLSCTGIMAILSIPILPMKFAFYIPYLDIHFNSWRLLNLIFCLPCLLNAFGVVCAYESPKYLLSKGEDKKALEILKGIFEMNSGKSGDLYQVSSVVLDEDNASTTSKGFLATLAAQIFPMFKPPLLKNTLLLGFMFILVFTCINSFIVWLPFMVDAFMSSVEKGFTEMTMCEMIRLARNSTQTEENTACTMNRTAMTMVFGISIMLAVLNAVASGVINFIGKRRLFIGIQILSGLAGILINVSSIWPLSAVLFIMLLTDVINFGFLSAFAVDLYPTYVKAKAVCLMVMLGRGSTILGINVLKNLIENNCEAAFYIFGGVTIAGGVIGLLLPADPSLFNQKTKI from the exons GCTTCAGCAAATTCAACCTGCTGATGTTCATGCTGTGCAGCAGCGTGATCGTCGCGATGGTGTTCGAGATATACTCCGTATCCTACCTGGTGCCAGCCAGCGTCTGCGAGCTGGACACTACCAGCACCCAGCAGGGGCTAATGGCTGGACTGCCTTTAATAG GTGTAATAACCACATCACATATTTGGGGATACCTGGCTGACACCAGGGGCAGGAGGAAGATCCTGTGCGTCTCTATGACCATTGGTTTCGTGGCTGGAGCTGCAGCAGCACTATCTCCCAACTGGATAGTCCTGAGCATCCTCAAGTTCTTATCTTCTGCCGC AGTGTCAGGGTCATCGGCAATCGCCCTCGCGCTACTCAGCGAATGCACACCAGCATCCAGGAGAAGTACACTGCTGTTACTGACCACCAGTGCGTTCCTGTCCTGCACTGGAATCATGGCGA TTCTATCAATACCAATATTACCTATGAAGTTCGCATTCTACATTCCTTACCTGGACATCCACTTCAACTCCTGGCGTCTTCTGAACTTGATCTTCTGCTTGCCGTGTCTCCTGAACGCTTTTGGAGTCGTCTGTGCCTATGAAAGTCCTAAATACTTGCTAAGTAAAGGCGAAGACAAGAAAGCCCTAGAAATATTGAAGGGAATCTTTGAAATGAACAGCGGAAAAAGTGGTGATCTGTATCAG gtTAGCTCAGTGGTACTCGACGAGGACAACGCGTCAACAACTTCCAAAGGCTTCTTGGCAACTCTTGCGGCACAGATCTTCCCGATGTTCAAACCTCCTCTACTGAAGAACACCTTACTCCTAGGATTCATGTTCATCTTAGTCTTCACTTG CATCAACTCGTTCATTGTCTGGCTGCCATTCATGGTTGACGCCTTCATGTCGTCGGTGGAAAAAGGATTCACTGAAATGACTATGTGCGAAATGATCAGGCTGGCTAGGAATTCCACGCAAACTGAAGAG AACACCGCCTGTACGATGAACCGAACTGCGATGACGATGGTGTTTGGGATCAGCATCATGCTAGCGGTTCTGAACGCTGTGGCTAGCGGAGTCATTAACTTTATCGGAAAACGGCGGCTGTTCATAGGCATCCAG ATTCTATCAGGATTGGCAGGTATCCTGATCAACGTGAGCTCTATCTGGCCTCTCAGCGCTGTCCTGTTCATCATGCTTCTCACTGACGTCATCAACTTCGGCTTCCTCTCCGCTTTCGCTGTTGACCTCTACCCTACTTATGTCAA GGCAAAGGCCGTGTGCCTAATGGTGATGCTGGGACGAGGTAGTACTATACTCGGCATCAATGTTCTCAAGAACTTAATAGAAAACAACTGTGAAGCTGCCTTCTACATATTCGGCGGAGTCACTATTG CTGGTGGTGTCATCGGTCTACTTCTACCAGCTGATCCAAGTCTCTTCAATCAAAAGACTAAAATATAG